The following proteins come from a genomic window of Streptococcus oralis:
- a CDS encoding ABC transporter substrate-binding protein: MKKTLSILLVTVATLTMAACGNTTTEKATTQSSTETSQKASTETTYPLTVKTYDVKGNEVEQVFDKAPEKVITNNLSTTEILLELGLKDKIAGMLNPDNAVTDKYKDAIATIPQIGDKKTVSQETVLSYEPDAVMGRNMMFSEKSLGTVSTWNENKIPVYTQKASLSTIQQNLGNIVEDVKNLGMIFNVQDKANEYAAQLQAKIDAVKKANPTSQGEKKKALIMVAYNDETFGAYKSALQESLLNQLGYTNVATGTSGLTLENLVSMDPELIIYVTSDRNKKLDANAVELMKKNAVLENVPAIKNQKIMTISYDELMDYGPAVIDSLEKINDFINK; this comes from the coding sequence ATGAAAAAAACACTAAGCATTTTACTCGTAACAGTAGCTACCCTAACCATGGCAGCTTGTGGTAATACTACTACAGAAAAAGCTACCACACAGTCTAGTACAGAAACAAGTCAAAAAGCCAGCACAGAGACGACTTATCCGTTAACGGTCAAGACCTATGATGTTAAGGGAAATGAAGTCGAACAAGTCTTTGACAAGGCACCTGAAAAAGTTATCACCAACAATCTTTCAACCACTGAAATCTTATTGGAGTTAGGCTTGAAGGATAAAATTGCTGGCATGCTTAACCCTGATAATGCTGTGACGGACAAATACAAGGACGCGATTGCGACGATTCCTCAAATTGGGGACAAAAAAACAGTCTCACAAGAGACAGTCCTTTCTTATGAGCCAGATGCTGTGATGGGTCGAAATATGATGTTTTCTGAAAAATCCTTGGGGACAGTTAGCACTTGGAATGAAAACAAAATCCCAGTCTATACGCAAAAAGCTTCTCTCTCAACGATTCAGCAAAATTTGGGAAATATCGTAGAAGATGTCAAAAATCTTGGAATGATTTTCAATGTTCAGGACAAGGCCAATGAATACGCAGCCCAATTACAAGCTAAAATTGACGCTGTTAAGAAAGCAAATCCAACAAGCCAAGGTGAAAAGAAAAAGGCTTTGATTATGGTTGCTTATAATGACGAAACCTTTGGTGCTTACAAGTCTGCTTTGCAAGAAAGCTTGTTGAATCAACTTGGTTATACAAACGTTGCAACGGGAACATCAGGATTGACCTTGGAAAATCTCGTGTCAATGGATCCTGAGTTGATTATCTATGTGACCAGCGACCGCAATAAAAAATTGGATGCTAACGCTGTAGAGTTGATGAAGAAAAATGCTGTTTTGGAAAATGTTCCTGCTATTAAGAATCAAAAAATCATGACCATCTCTTACGATGAGTTAATGGACTATGGTCCAGCAGTGATTGATTCCCTTGAGAAAATCAATGACTTTATCAATAAATAA
- a CDS encoding alpha/beta hydrolase-fold protein — protein MTLSINNAFDWEGIQVKVSLPSTYDPNQTYPAILLNDGNLDFLSSLSESVILVGLSSKNRLDDYTPWKASALRDGAQDFGGQATAYHGHLFGGLLDKLQSLYRLDKNRLAYGGYSLGGLAAVYSLFHFDKVSCIFSICGSFWYPDFVTYCREEKVKNLDCLLYLQNGQTEGAHHTNRLAQAPVYAEQIHTSLQKHYPTSQFVFDPYGHHEQVAERFLVFSSWLAQKWKIA, from the coding sequence ATGACTTTATCAATAAATAACGCGTTTGATTGGGAAGGAATCCAAGTCAAGGTCAGCCTTCCTTCGACCTATGATCCCAATCAAACCTATCCAGCGATTCTCTTGAATGATGGAAACTTGGATTTTCTATCTTCCCTTTCTGAATCTGTGATTTTAGTGGGCTTGTCCTCTAAAAATCGCCTAGATGACTACACTCCCTGGAAGGCATCTGCTCTGAGAGATGGAGCTCAAGATTTTGGCGGTCAGGCAACTGCCTATCATGGTCATTTATTTGGAGGTCTTTTAGACAAGTTGCAGTCGCTTTATCGCCTGGACAAAAATCGCCTTGCCTATGGAGGTTACTCACTAGGTGGATTGGCTGCTGTATACAGTCTTTTCCATTTTGACAAGGTCTCCTGTATCTTCTCTATCTGTGGTTCCTTTTGGTATCCTGATTTTGTGACTTATTGCAGGGAAGAAAAGGTGAAAAATTTGGACTGTTTGCTGTATTTACAGAATGGTCAAACAGAAGGAGCCCATCATACCAATCGCTTGGCTCAAGCGCCAGTCTATGCTGAGCAGATTCATACCAGTCTTCAGAAACACTATCCGACTAGTCAGTTTGTCTTTGATCCCTATGGGCATCATGAGCAAGTGGCTGAGCGATTTCTAGTCTTTTCCAGCTGGTTGGCCCAAAAATGGAAAATTGCATAA
- a CDS encoding cation-translocating P-type ATPase: MDKNKIMGLTQREVKERLAQGLVNDFTASASTSTWQIIKRNVFTLFNALNFAIALALAFVQAWSNLVFFAVICFNAFSGIVTELRAKHMVDKLNLMTKEKVKTIRDGQEVALNPEELVLGDVIRLSAGEQIPSDARVLEGFAEVNEAMLTGESDLVQKEVDALLLSGSFLASGSVLAQVHHVGAENYAAKLMLEAKTVKPINSRIMKSLDKLAGFTGKIIIPFGLALLLEALILKGLPLKSSVVNTSTALLGMLPKGIALLTITSLLTAVIKLGLKKVLVQEMYSVETLARVDMLCLDKTGTITQGKMQVEALLPLTEEYGEHAIASILTSYIAHSEDKNPTAQAIRQRFVGEVAYPMISNLPFSSDRKWGAMELEGLGTVFLGAPEMLLENEVPEAREALERGSRVLVLALSQEKLDHHKPQRPSDIQALALLEILDPIREGAAETLDYLRSQEVGLKIISGDNPVTVSSIAQKAGFADYQSYVDCSKISDEELMAMAEETAIFGRVSPHQKKLLIQTLKKAGHTTAMTGDGVNDILALREADCSIVMAEGDPATRQIANLVLLNSDFNDVPEILFEGRRVVNNIAHIAPIFLIKTIYSFLLAVICIASALLGRSEWILIFPFIPIQITMIDQFVEGFPPFVLTFERNIKPVEPNFLRRSMLRALPSALMVVFSVLFVKIFGASQGWSELEISTLLYYLLGSIGFLSVFRACMPFTLWRVLLIVWSVGGFLATALFPRIQKLLEISTLTGQTFPVYLVMMAVFTVIFILTSRYQARK; this comes from the coding sequence ATGGATAAAAATAAGATAATGGGATTAACCCAAAGAGAAGTCAAGGAAAGACTGGCTCAAGGTTTGGTCAATGACTTTACCGCATCAGCCAGTACCAGTACTTGGCAAATCATCAAACGAAATGTTTTTACACTTTTTAACGCGTTGAACTTTGCCATCGCTTTGGCGCTAGCTTTTGTGCAGGCTTGGAGCAATTTGGTCTTCTTTGCTGTTATTTGCTTTAACGCTTTTTCTGGAATTGTGACCGAGCTCCGTGCCAAACACATGGTGGACAAGCTCAATCTCATGACCAAGGAAAAGGTCAAAACCATCCGTGATGGCCAAGAAGTCGCTCTTAATCCAGAAGAATTGGTTCTAGGAGATGTGATTCGTCTGTCGGCTGGGGAGCAGATTCCTAGTGATGCGCGGGTTTTAGAAGGATTTGCGGAAGTCAATGAAGCCATGTTGACGGGTGAGAGTGATTTGGTGCAAAAAGAAGTGGATGCTCTGCTTTTGTCTGGGAGTTTCTTAGCCAGTGGATCAGTTTTGGCTCAAGTTCACCATGTCGGTGCAGAAAACTATGCTGCTAAGCTCATGCTGGAAGCTAAGACCGTAAAACCCATCAACTCTCGTATCATGAAATCGCTGGACAAGCTAGCTGGTTTTACTGGGAAAATTATCATTCCCTTTGGTCTGGCCCTCTTGCTAGAAGCCTTGATTTTAAAAGGCTTGCCTCTCAAGTCTTCTGTAGTGAATACTTCGACAGCACTTTTGGGTATGTTGCCCAAGGGAATCGCCCTTTTGACCATCACTTCGCTCTTGACTGCGGTGATTAAGCTGGGCTTGAAAAAGGTCTTGGTGCAGGAGATGTACTCTGTTGAGACCTTGGCGCGCGTAGACATGCTCTGTCTGGACAAGACGGGTACCATCACCCAAGGAAAGATGCAGGTGGAAGCCCTTCTTCCTTTGACCGAAGAGTATGGTGAGCATGCGATTGCCAGCATTTTGACCAGCTACATAGCCCATAGTGAGGATAAAAATCCAACAGCCCAGGCTATTCGCCAGCGTTTTGTGGGAGAAGTTGCTTATCCTATGATTTCCAATCTTCCCTTCTCTAGCGACCGCAAGTGGGGGGCTATGGAGTTGGAAGGTTTGGGAACTGTTTTCTTAGGAGCACCTGAGATGTTGCTAGAAAATGAAGTCCCTGAAGCTAGAGAGGCCTTGGAGCGAGGTTCTCGTGTCTTGGTCTTGGCCCTTAGTCAGGAAAAACTAGACCACCACAAGCCGCAAAGACCATCTGATATTCAAGCCTTGGCACTGCTGGAGATCTTGGATCCTATTCGAGAAGGAGCGGCTGAGACGCTAGACTATCTCCGTTCTCAAGAAGTGGGCCTCAAGATTATCTCTGGTGATAATCCGGTCACTGTATCCAGCATTGCCCAGAAAGCTGGATTTGCAGACTATCAAAGCTATGTTGATTGCTCAAAAATCTCCGATGAGGAATTGATGGCCATGGCGGAGGAGACTGCGATTTTCGGACGTGTTTCTCCTCATCAAAAGAAACTACTGATCCAAACCCTGAAAAAAGCGGGTCATACAACAGCTATGACAGGGGACGGTGTCAATGATATTCTGGCCCTTCGTGAAGCAGACTGTTCGATTGTAATGGCAGAAGGAGATCCGGCAACACGTCAGATTGCCAATCTGGTTCTCTTGAACTCAGACTTTAATGATGTTCCTGAGATTCTCTTTGAAGGTCGTCGTGTGGTCAATAACATTGCCCATATTGCACCGATTTTCTTGATAAAGACCATCTATTCTTTCTTGCTCGCAGTCATCTGTATCGCCAGTGCTCTTCTGGGACGGTCTGAATGGATCTTGATTTTCCCCTTCATTCCGATTCAGATTACCATGATCGACCAGTTCGTGGAAGGTTTCCCGCCATTCGTTCTGACTTTTGAGCGAAATATCAAGCCTGTTGAGCCAAATTTCCTCAGAAGATCCATGCTACGTGCCTTACCAAGTGCCCTTATGGTCGTCTTCAGCGTTCTTTTTGTCAAAATCTTTGGGGCTAGCCAAGGTTGGTCAGAGTTAGAAATCTCAACCCTACTTTATTATCTCCTTGGGTCTATCGGTTTCTTATCCGTATTTAGAGCCTGCATGCCATTTACTCTCTGGCGTGTCCTCTTGATTGTGTGGTCAGTAGGTGGTTTCCTAGCCACAGCTCTTTTCCCAAGGATTCAAAAACTGCTTGAAATATCAACCTTAACTGGACAAACATTCCCTGTTTACCTTGTCATGATGGCTGTCTTTACTGTGATTTTCATTCTAACCAGTCGTTACCAAGCCAGAAAATAA
- a CDS encoding lysophospholipid acyltransferase family protein, translated as MFYTYLRGLVMLILWSINGNAHYHNTNKIPSQDENYILVAPHRTWWDPVYMAFATKPKQFIFMAKKELFNNRIFGWWIRMCGAFPIDRENPSASAIKYPINVLKKSDRSLIMFPSGSRHSTDVKGGVALIAKMAKVRIMPVTYTGPMTLKGLVSRERVDMNFGNPIDISDIKKMNDEGIEMVADRIQAEFQRLDEETKQWHNDKKPNPLWWFVRIPALFLAVIVGILTIIFTFIASFIWNPDKKREKLG; from the coding sequence ATGTTTTATACTTATTTGCGTGGACTAGTCATGCTGATCTTGTGGTCCATCAATGGCAATGCCCACTACCACAATACTAATAAAATCCCTAGTCAAGATGAAAACTATATCCTGGTCGCACCTCATCGTACCTGGTGGGATCCAGTTTACATGGCTTTTGCGACCAAACCAAAACAGTTCATCTTTATGGCCAAAAAAGAGCTGTTTAACAACCGCATATTTGGCTGGTGGATCCGTATGTGTGGGGCCTTTCCTATCGACCGGGAAAATCCTAGCGCTTCTGCCATCAAGTACCCTATCAATGTCCTCAAAAAAAGCGACCGCTCTCTCATCATGTTTCCTAGTGGTAGTCGCCACTCGACAGATGTCAAAGGCGGAGTTGCTCTGATTGCCAAGATGGCTAAGGTCCGTATCATGCCAGTTACCTATACTGGTCCCATGACCTTGAAAGGCTTGGTTAGCCGTGAACGTGTGGATATGAACTTTGGAAATCCTATCGATATCTCAGACATCAAGAAAATGAATGATGAAGGAATCGAAATGGTTGCAGACCGTATCCAAGCAGAATTCCAACGTTTGGACGAAGAAACCAAGCAGTGGCACAATGATAAAAAACCAAATCCACTCTGGTGGTTTGTCCGCATCCCTGCCCTCTTCCTTGCTGTGATTGTTGGTATCCTAACGATTATCTTTACCTTCATCGCAAGCTTTATCTGGAATCCAGATAAGAAGAGAGAGAAACTTGGTTAA
- a CDS encoding tRNA (adenine(22)-N(1))-methyltransferase: MISKRLELVASFVSQGAVLLDVGSDHAYLPIELVERGQIKSAIAGEVVEGPYQSAVKNVEAHGLKEKIQVRLANGLAAFEEEDQVSVITIAGMGGRLIARILEEGLDKLANVERLILQPNNREDDLRIWLQDHGFQIVAESILEEAGKFYEILVVEVGQMKLSTSDLRFGPFLSKEVSPVFVQKWQKEATKLEVALDQIPEKNREERQVLAHKIQAIKEVLHASK; the protein is encoded by the coding sequence ATGATTTCAAAGAGATTAGAATTGGTGGCGTCCTTTGTGTCACAGGGGGCCGTTTTACTAGATGTGGGGAGTGACCATGCTTATCTGCCTATCGAGTTGGTCGAAAGAGGCCAAATTAAAAGTGCCATTGCAGGTGAGGTTGTGGAAGGCCCCTACCAGTCTGCGGTTAAAAATGTTGAGGCTCACGGCCTAAAGGAGAAAATCCAAGTTCGTTTAGCCAATGGCTTGGCAGCCTTTGAAGAGGAAGACCAAGTGTCGGTTATCACCATTGCTGGCATGGGTGGTCGTTTGATTGCTAGGATTTTAGAAGAGGGCTTGGACAAGTTAGCTAATGTAGAGCGTTTGATTCTCCAGCCAAATAATCGTGAAGACGACTTGCGCATCTGGCTACAAGACCACGGTTTTCAAATCGTAGCAGAAAGCATCCTAGAAGAAGCTGGCAAATTCTACGAGATTCTAGTTGTGGAAGTGGGACAAATGAAGCTATCAACCAGTGACCTTCGCTTTGGACCTTTCTTGTCCAAAGAGGTCAGTCCAGTATTTGTCCAAAAATGGCAAAAAGAAGCTACTAAGCTAGAGGTTGCTCTTGACCAAATCCCAGAGAAAAATCGAGAAGAACGTCAAGTTCTAGCTCATAAAATTCAAGCCATCAAGGAGGTGCTCCATGCTAGCAAGTGA
- a CDS encoding NAD(P)/FAD-dependent oxidoreductase produces the protein MKKVAIIGAGIVGATAAYYLSQESDLEVIVFDHGQGQATKAAAGIISPWFSKRRNKAWYKMARLGADFYVDLLADLEKSGQEIDFYQCSGVFLLKKDESKLEELYQLAIERREESPLIGQLAILDQASANEFFPGLQAFDRLLYASGGARVDGQLLVTRLLEASQVKLVKEKVTLTPLASGYQIDEEVFDQVILATGAWLGHLLEPLGYEVDIRPQKGQLRDYQLTQDMEAYPVVMPEGEWDLIPFAGGKLSLGATHENDMGFDLTVDESLLQQMEDAALPHYPALAGAKSSGERVGIRAYTSDFSPFFGQVPGLAGVYAASGLGSSGLTTGPIIGYHLAQLIQDKELTLDPLNYPIENYVKRVKRE, from the coding sequence ATGAAAAAAGTTGCTATTATCGGAGCAGGAATTGTGGGAGCAACAGCAGCCTACTACCTCTCACAAGAAAGTGACCTAGAGGTGATTGTTTTTGACCATGGACAAGGTCAAGCTACCAAGGCCGCGGCGGGAATTATCAGTCCTTGGTTTTCCAAACGTCGTAATAAAGCCTGGTACAAGATGGCACGCTTGGGGGCTGACTTTTATGTGGATTTGTTGGCTGATTTAGAAAAGTCTGGCCAGGAAATTGACTTTTACCAATGTTCGGGAGTTTTTCTCTTGAAAAAGGATGAATCCAAGCTAGAAGAACTCTATCAACTAGCCATAGAGCGAAGAGAAGAGTCTCCCTTGATAGGCCAGTTAGCCATTTTAGACCAAGCGTCTGCAAATGAGTTTTTTCCTGGTCTGCAAGCATTTGACCGCCTGCTCTATGCTTCTGGTGGAGCGAGAGTAGATGGTCAACTCTTAGTGACTCGTTTGCTAGAAGCTAGTCAGGTCAAACTGGTCAAAGAAAAAGTAACTCTGACACCTTTAGCATCAGGTTACCAGATTGACGAAGAGGTATTTGATCAGGTTATTTTGGCGACGGGAGCTTGGTTGGGACATCTGTTAGAGCCTTTAGGTTATGAAGTAGATATTCGTCCCCAAAAAGGACAACTCCGAGATTATCAACTTACCCAAGACATGGAAGCTTACCCTGTTGTCATGCCAGAAGGGGAGTGGGATTTAATTCCTTTTGCAGGCGGGAAATTGTCCCTAGGAGCTACTCATGAAAATGACATGGGATTTGACTTGACAGTGGATGAAAGCTTGCTCCAACAAATGGAGGATGCGGCCTTGCCTCACTATCCAGCCTTGGCAGGAGCGAAATCATCGGGTGAGCGTGTGGGAATCCGTGCCTACACCAGTGATTTCTCACCTTTCTTTGGACAGGTGCCAGGCTTAGCAGGTGTCTATGCGGCTAGTGGACTAGGTTCATCAGGCCTCACAACGGGTCCTATCATCGGTTACCATTTAGCTCAACTGATTCAAGACAAGGAGTTGACCTTGGACCCTCTAAACTACCCAATTGAAAACTATGTCAAACGAGTAAAAAGAGAATAG
- a CDS encoding Nif3-like dinuclear metal center hexameric protein, whose amino-acid sequence MLASEVINAYEAFCPQEFSMEGDSRGLQIGTLDKDIQRVMVALDIREETVAESIEKGVDLIIVKHAPIFRPIKDLVASRPQNQIYIDLIKHDIAVYVSHTNIDIVENGLNDWFCQMLGIEETTYLQETGPERGIGRIGNIQPQPFGVLAQHVKQVFGLDSLRMVHYQESDLQKPISRVAICGGSGQSFYKDALAKGADVYITGDIYYHTAQDMLSDGLLALDPGHYIEVLFVERVAALLTQWKEEKGWDIDILPSQASTNPFHHI is encoded by the coding sequence ATGCTAGCAAGTGAAGTGATTAACGCATATGAAGCCTTTTGCCCTCAGGAATTTTCCATGGAGGGAGACAGTCGTGGCCTGCAAATCGGAACTCTAGACAAGGATATCCAAAGGGTCATGGTTGCTCTCGATATTCGTGAAGAGACGGTGGCTGAATCTATTGAAAAGGGTGTGGACTTGATTATCGTCAAGCACGCGCCTATCTTTCGTCCTATCAAGGACTTGGTAGCCAGCCGTCCGCAAAACCAGATTTACATTGATTTGATTAAGCATGACATTGCAGTTTATGTTAGCCATACCAATATTGATATTGTTGAGAACGGCCTCAATGATTGGTTCTGCCAAATGCTAGGTATCGAGGAAACGACTTATCTGCAGGAAACGGGCCCTGAACGTGGAATTGGTCGTATTGGGAATATTCAGCCTCAGCCTTTTGGGGTATTGGCCCAGCATGTCAAGCAAGTCTTTGGTCTAGATAGCCTTCGAATGGTGCATTATCAAGAAAGTGATTTGCAGAAGCCTATTTCAAGAGTGGCCATCTGTGGCGGTAGTGGTCAATCTTTCTATAAGGATGCTTTAGCTAAGGGGGCAGATGTCTACATTACTGGTGACATCTACTACCACACTGCCCAGGATATGTTGTCTGATGGCTTGTTGGCCTTGGACCCAGGTCACTATATAGAAGTGCTTTTTGTGGAAAGAGTCGCAGCACTTCTTACTCAATGGAAGGAAGAGAAAGGCTGGGACATTGATATTTTACCTAGTCAAGCATCGACCAATCCTTTCCACCATATCTAG